The Bifidobacterium animalis subsp. animalis ATCC 25527 genome has a segment encoding these proteins:
- the dusB gene encoding tRNA dihydrouridine synthase DusB: MSEQETILNTSRQGDASQDARDCADAGARHEPVSAGPLAPIRLGDVMVNTPVMLSPMAGVTNWPFRVQCEEYGPDGLYVAEMVTARALVERNPKALRLCRFAPSERIRSLQLYGVNPSIMEQAARFLVDNGMMDHLDLNFGCPVPKVTRRGGGSALPWKTDLFTEIVQRVVTVCAPANIPVTAKIRVGLDHEHETFLEAGHIAQEEGCSAVTLHARTTAEYYGGHSDWSRIGELVGALDIPVFGNGDIWGAEDAIAMVNETGCAGVAIGRGCQGRPWLFGNIGNAFAGSDVRINPTLGEVGRIIMRHAELLTEFYDGDERMAVHDLRKHVAWYLKGFPVGGFTRRAFMECESLKDVREQVDALDPNIEYPERVVDQPRGRVRFAKKVHLPYGWLDSRTTTHEERERLFGDDPMDASY; encoded by the coding sequence ATGAGCGAGCAGGAGACGATACTGAACACATCCCGGCAAGGCGATGCAAGCCAAGATGCCAGGGATTGCGCAGATGCCGGTGCACGGCATGAGCCGGTTTCGGCCGGTCCGTTGGCGCCGATCAGGCTCGGCGATGTCATGGTGAACACGCCGGTCATGCTCTCCCCGATGGCGGGTGTGACGAACTGGCCGTTCCGCGTGCAGTGCGAGGAATATGGGCCCGACGGCCTCTACGTGGCCGAGATGGTCACTGCCCGCGCGCTGGTCGAGCGCAATCCGAAGGCGCTCAGGTTGTGCAGGTTCGCACCGAGCGAGCGCATCAGATCGCTGCAGCTGTATGGCGTGAACCCGTCGATTATGGAACAGGCGGCGCGGTTCCTGGTGGACAACGGCATGATGGACCATCTCGATCTCAATTTCGGATGCCCGGTTCCCAAGGTCACCCGGCGTGGCGGGGGATCGGCATTGCCATGGAAAACGGATCTGTTCACCGAGATTGTCCAGCGCGTGGTTACGGTGTGCGCGCCGGCGAACATTCCGGTGACAGCGAAGATTCGCGTGGGGCTGGACCATGAGCATGAGACCTTCCTCGAAGCCGGGCATATAGCCCAGGAGGAGGGGTGCAGCGCGGTGACCCTGCACGCCCGCACCACTGCCGAATACTATGGCGGTCATTCGGATTGGTCCCGGATCGGTGAGCTCGTGGGCGCACTCGACATACCGGTGTTCGGCAACGGCGACATCTGGGGCGCCGAGGACGCCATCGCGATGGTGAACGAAACCGGGTGTGCTGGAGTGGCGATCGGGCGCGGGTGCCAGGGGCGGCCATGGCTCTTCGGCAATATAGGCAACGCCTTCGCCGGCAGCGACGTGCGCATCAACCCCACCCTCGGCGAGGTGGGGCGCATCATCATGCGCCATGCCGAGCTGCTCACCGAGTTCTACGATGGGGACGAGCGGATGGCTGTGCACGACCTGCGCAAGCATGTCGCATGGTACCTGAAAGGTTTCCCGGTGGGAGGCTTCACCAGGCGCGCGTTCATGGAATGCGAGAGTTTGAAGGATGTTCGTGAGCAGGTGGACGCGCTTGACCCGAACATCGAGTATCCTGAACGGGTGGTGGACCAGCCGAGGGGTCGTGTTCGCTTTGCGAAGAAGGTGCATTTGCCATATGGTTGGCTCGATTCGCGGACCACGACCCATGAGGAGCGCGAGCGACTGTTCGGCGACGACCCGATGGATGCGAGCTACTGA